Proteins encoded within one genomic window of Triticum aestivum cultivar Chinese Spring unplaced genomic scaffold, IWGSC CS RefSeq v2.1 scaffold18334, whole genome shotgun sequence:
- the LOC123172203 gene encoding uncharacterized protein — protein sequence MALSTLLLPSSSTAADTSDRRRGQQPQNHHSKRKKKPPALPPPLSPAPRTPGRRHLAATGTPSRKSPALAAPTAGAKARLVASKDHRQRRSGSKKAAAQKPARPASSWEQLKSLLSCRSATAAARVHDPAALARGPGAGGYWGTSLCSMRDVATVDGASSAASVVVDHRDTAPLNRSSRRAHHSSSSAAGGGGHPSSLRGLSGCYECRAINVEPVSRRYPRPRELCPCSQCGEVFTKADSLEQHQAVRHAVSELGPEDSGRNIVEIIFKSSWQKRDRPICHIDRILKVRNPPRTVARFEAYRDAVRARCRADVSAGGGGATRAAADGNELLRFHPAALACELGADGSTSLCASCDDGDADGKTAAAACGVCAAIRHGFAPWAGAHPLGVRTTASSGRAHDVCGAEAVGAPGWRAMLVCRVIAGQVRRRDGDEDGEEKEVEAGPFDSVAGDDAGGAYGVLEELFVANPRAILPCFVVVYRVDVDAQ from the exons ATGGCGCTCTCCACGCTCCTCCtgccctcctcctccaccgccgccgacacctCCGACCGCCGCCGCGGCCAGCAGCCGCAGAACCACCACAGCAAGCGCAAGAAGAAGCCGCCGGCGCTGCCGCCCCCGCTCTCCCCCGCGCCGAGGACTCCCGGCCGACGCCATCTTGCCGCCACCGGGACGCCTTCCAGGAAGAGCCCCGCCCTCGCCGCGCCCACCGCCGGCGCCAAGGCCAGGCTCGTCGCGTCCAAGGACCACCGTCAACGCCGCAGTGGCTCGAAGAAGGCGGCTGCGCAGAAGCCCGCGCGGCCGGCGTCGTCGTGGGAGCAGCTGAAGAGCCTGCTGAGCTGCCGGAGCGCGACGGCGGCCGCGCGCGTGCACGACCCGGCCGCCCTCGCGCGGGGGCCCGGCGCGGGAGGGTACTGGGGGACGTCGCTCTGCTCCATGCGCGACGTGGCCACCGTCGACGGCGCCTCCTCGGCCGCCTCCGTCGTCGTGGACCACCGCGACACCGCCCCGCTCAACCGCTCCTCCCGCCGCGCCCACCACTCCTCGtcgtcggcggcgggcggcggcgggcaccCGTCCTCCCTCCGCGGCCTCTCCGGCTGCTACGAGTGCCGCGCCATCAACGTCGAGCCCGTCTCAAG GAGGTACCCTCGGCCGAGGGAGCTGTGTCCGTGCTCGCAGTGCGGCGAGGTGTTCACCAAGGCCGACAGCTTGGAGCAGCACCAAGCCGTCCGCCATGCCG TGTCGGAGCTGGGGCCGGAGGACTCCGGGCGGAACATCGTGGAGATCATCTTCAAGTCGAGCTGGCAGAAGCGGGACCGCCCCATCTGCCACATCGACCGCATCCTCAAGGTCCGCAACCCGCCCCGCACCGTCGCCCGCTTCGAGGCCTACCGCGACGCCGTGCGCGCCCGCTGCCGCGCCGACGTctccgcgggaggcggcggcgccacGCGCGCCGCGGCCGACGGCAACGAGCTGCTGCGGTTCCACCCGGCCGCGCTCGCCTGCGAGCTCGGCGCCGACGGCTCCACCTCGCTGTGCGCGTCCTGCGACGATGGTGACGCCGACGGTAAGACGGCGGCCGCGGCGTGCGGGGTGTGCGCGGCGATCCGGCACGGGTTCGCGCCCTGGGCCGGCGCGCACCCGCTGGGCGTGCGCACCACAGCGAGCAGCGGCCGCGCGCACGACGTCTGCGGTGCCGAAGCGGTGGGAGCGCCGGGGTGGCGGGCGATGCTGGTGTGCCGGGTGATCGCCGGGCAGGTGCGACGGCGGGACGGGGACGAGGATGGGGAGGAGAAGGAGGTTGAGGCTGGGCCGTTCGactcggtggccggcgacgacgcgGGCGGCGCGTACGGGGTGCTGGAGGAGCTGTTCGTGGCCAACCCCAGGGCCATCCTGCCGTGCTTCGTCGTGGTGTACCGCGTCGACGTGGACGCACAATGA